A part of Nitrospira sp. genomic DNA contains:
- a CDS encoding FMN-binding protein — MRSHIKSYTAFAIGTALCVTMPFSVGAEQVWDKDLKRYLTDAELNHAEVFMSEAEAVKIVLPKSERVRREILELTQEKKDLIEQRIGWKFPEQTFEVYIGETRDKIDGYAMVHNTIGKHKHMTYMVGVDSTGACSDVELLVFREARGSEVGRKRFNVQYEGKTVLDPIRINKDIINITGATMSVRSISAGVKRVLVLIDEFYLKPAGIGSDTFTAKKDKGFFTSILGN; from the coding sequence ATGCGCAGTCACATAAAGAGCTACACCGCTTTTGCGATCGGGACCGCACTCTGCGTGACCATGCCTTTTTCGGTGGGAGCCGAGCAGGTATGGGATAAGGATTTGAAGCGCTATCTTACCGACGCTGAGCTGAATCATGCGGAAGTCTTCATGTCCGAAGCGGAGGCCGTAAAGATCGTGCTGCCAAAGTCCGAGCGTGTTCGCAGAGAGATACTGGAACTCACGCAAGAGAAAAAAGACCTGATCGAGCAGCGCATCGGATGGAAATTCCCGGAACAAACCTTCGAGGTCTACATTGGTGAGACCAGGGATAAGATTGACGGCTATGCCATGGTTCACAACACCATCGGCAAGCACAAGCATATGACGTACATGGTCGGCGTGGATTCTACCGGCGCTTGTTCCGACGTTGAGCTCTTGGTGTTTCGGGAGGCCAGAGGAAGCGAGGTAGGGCGCAAGCGCTTCAACGTGCAATACGAAGGCAAGACGGTGCTTGACCCTATCCGGATCAACAAGGACATCATCAATATCACCGGCGCCACGATGTCCGTCCGCTCCATCAGTGCCGGTGTCAAACGCGTGCTTGTATTGATTGATGAGTTCTATCTGAAGCCGGCCGGAATCGGAAGCGATACGTTTACTGCCAAGAAGGACAAGGGCTTTTTCACGTCGATATTAGGGAATTAA
- a CDS encoding hydroxylamine reductase, which produces MSVKDVLKYAMVVCGLSVLAAPVEANFPSVPKETYEALKLERSASPKELYEALIKRYMDPEQGVGKGKYGQYWQPISFSKYFDPHTFYKPPQAVKEVASRQECVKCHTDESPGWVVAWKKSTHANLDKIRKLSPKDPTYYKKAKLEAVEENLRSMGKLGKTEKLKEVGCIDCHFDINTKQKADHRKDIKLATADTCGTCHLQEFAERESERDTITWPKDQWPKGRPSHALDYKANVEVDVYAGMSQREIADGCTGCHVNQNKCDTCHARHEFSVAESRKPEVCAQCHSGADHNNWEAYNLSKHGLKYQRDKDHWNFNVPIKEAMKNGAETAPTCQYCHMEYQGKIAHNVVRKVRWANYPFVPGIRENIKTEWADKRNDAWIKTCTNCHSETYARAWMEFMDNGTFSGLDKYDEAHHVVEEQYKAGLLTGQKTNRPTPPAPVQDGFEQFFQIYWSKGNNPAANELKLFEMAEDHLVQLHVSLAHQYWGYTYTVGWAAMNRAYVEIMDDDTRLKEKLELQARVAKLEGQMKHSLLDLDSETGKLSLGGIGGGMMLAGTLAMAGWRRRQK; this is translated from the coding sequence GTGAGCGTGAAGGATGTGCTGAAGTATGCGATGGTCGTCTGCGGCCTGAGTGTGCTGGCCGCACCGGTGGAGGCGAATTTTCCGTCGGTGCCGAAGGAGACGTACGAGGCGTTGAAGTTGGAGCGTTCGGCGTCGCCGAAGGAACTGTACGAAGCCCTGATTAAGCGGTACATGGACCCGGAGCAGGGCGTGGGCAAGGGGAAGTACGGGCAATATTGGCAGCCGATCTCCTTCAGTAAGTATTTCGACCCCCACACCTTCTACAAGCCGCCGCAAGCCGTCAAAGAAGTAGCGAGCCGGCAGGAATGTGTGAAGTGTCACACTGATGAATCGCCGGGGTGGGTCGTGGCGTGGAAGAAGAGCACCCATGCCAACCTGGACAAGATTCGGAAGTTGAGCCCGAAAGATCCGACATACTACAAGAAGGCCAAGCTGGAAGCCGTCGAAGAGAACCTGCGCTCGATGGGCAAGCTGGGGAAGACCGAAAAGCTGAAAGAAGTGGGCTGCATCGACTGCCACTTCGACATCAATACCAAGCAGAAAGCCGACCACCGCAAGGACATCAAGTTGGCCACCGCCGACACCTGCGGCACCTGTCACTTGCAAGAGTTTGCCGAGCGGGAGTCTGAGCGGGACACCATCACCTGGCCAAAGGATCAGTGGCCGAAGGGCCGGCCGTCGCACGCGTTGGACTACAAAGCCAACGTCGAAGTGGACGTGTATGCGGGGATGTCACAGCGGGAAATCGCCGATGGCTGCACCGGCTGTCACGTCAATCAGAACAAGTGCGACACCTGCCATGCCCGGCATGAGTTCTCGGTGGCGGAATCCCGCAAGCCGGAAGTCTGTGCGCAGTGCCATAGCGGGGCCGACCACAACAACTGGGAAGCCTACAACCTCTCCAAGCATGGGTTGAAGTACCAGCGGGATAAAGACCATTGGAACTTCAACGTGCCGATCAAAGAAGCGATGAAGAACGGGGCCGAGACCGCGCCGACTTGCCAATACTGCCACATGGAGTATCAAGGCAAGATCGCGCACAACGTCGTGCGGAAAGTGCGCTGGGCGAACTATCCGTTCGTGCCGGGTATTCGGGAGAACATCAAGACCGAATGGGCCGACAAGCGCAACGATGCGTGGATCAAGACCTGTACCAATTGCCACTCCGAAACCTATGCCCGAGCCTGGATGGAGTTCATGGACAATGGGACCTTCTCCGGCTTGGACAAGTACGACGAAGCGCATCATGTCGTGGAAGAGCAATACAAGGCGGGCCTGTTGACCGGGCAGAAGACCAACCGGCCGACCCCGCCGGCGCCGGTGCAAGACGGCTTTGAACAGTTCTTCCAGATCTATTGGTCGAAGGGGAACAACCCGGCGGCCAATGAGCTGAAGCTGTTCGAAATGGCCGAAGACCACCTGGTGCAGTTGCACGTGAGCTTGGCCCACCAGTACTGGGGCTACACCTATACGGTGGGATGGGCCGCGATGAACCGGGCCTATGTGGAAATCATGGACGACGATACGCGGCTGAAAGAGAAGCTGGAATTGCAGGCCCGCGTCGCGAAGCTGGAAGGGCAGATGAAGCACAGTCTGCTCGATCTGGATAGCGAGACCGGCAAGCTCTCCCTGGGGGGCATTGGCGGCGGCATGATGCTGGCGGGCACCCTGGCGATGGCCGGCTGGCGGCGTCGTCAGAAGTAA
- the bfr gene encoding bacterioferritin: protein MKAKDGVVNILNKILTADLTAINQYFVHAKMCENWGYERLYHQVRESSIDEMKDADELIGHILYLEGVPNVQRMNTVQVGETVAEQLKLDLKAEQEMLALLNEGIAHCSKVADFTTRHMLEDMAKDVDAHIDWIETQQETIKQVGLENYLAEQIKKES from the coding sequence ATGAAGGCAAAGGATGGGGTCGTTAATATCCTAAATAAGATCTTGACGGCGGATCTGACCGCCATCAACCAGTATTTTGTCCATGCCAAGATGTGTGAGAACTGGGGGTATGAACGGCTTTATCATCAGGTGCGGGAGAGCAGTATCGATGAAATGAAAGATGCAGATGAACTCATCGGCCATATTCTCTATCTGGAAGGCGTGCCGAATGTGCAACGCATGAACACTGTTCAGGTCGGTGAGACGGTTGCCGAACAACTGAAATTAGACTTGAAAGCAGAACAGGAGATGCTGGCCCTCCTGAACGAAGGTATCGCGCATTGTAGCAAGGTGGCAGATTTTACAACGCGACACATGCTTGAAGACATGGCGAAAGATGTTGATGCCCATATCGATTGGATCGAAACGCAGCAGGAGACGATCAAGCAAGTGGGGCTGGAAAACTACCTGGCTGAGCAGATCAAGAAGGAATCCTGA
- a CDS encoding HD domain-containing protein yields MHIDPDAVDVTQTTVMRLQHMLKKIDRLCLPSTSRHDLEGILVQQVAHELDRLLPWQTGHGRATAAIALELGRTLHLADENLHQLRLASLLHDIGILMLPPCLQTKREWLEPESYVAMQNHPRLGAMLLEPFSFLREATVMIAHHHERWDGSGYPYGLRGELIPLGARILAIADAFDAIQVPHVQERSLRDRIALRILRVASGTQFDPTAVSALETRFAEGHAIHV; encoded by the coding sequence ATGCATATCGATCCTGATGCGGTCGACGTGACCCAAACGACCGTGATGAGGCTTCAACATATGCTCAAGAAGATCGACCGTTTGTGTCTTCCATCGACCTCTCGTCATGATCTGGAGGGCATTCTCGTTCAGCAAGTAGCACACGAATTAGATCGGCTTCTACCGTGGCAAACCGGGCATGGACGGGCCACGGCTGCGATCGCACTGGAGCTCGGACGGACTCTCCACCTCGCAGACGAGAATTTGCATCAGCTCAGGTTGGCCTCCCTACTCCACGATATCGGCATTCTCATGCTTCCTCCCTGTTTACAAACCAAACGAGAATGGCTTGAGCCAGAGTCGTACGTGGCGATGCAGAATCACCCTCGCCTTGGGGCGATGTTACTGGAACCGTTTTCATTTCTCCGTGAAGCCACGGTGATGATCGCCCACCATCACGAACGGTGGGACGGCTCTGGGTATCCCTATGGTCTCAGAGGCGAGTTGATCCCGTTGGGAGCGAGAATCCTGGCCATCGCAGATGCCTTCGACGCAATCCAGGTGCCTCATGTCCAGGAACGATCTCTACGCGATCGCATCGCACTCCGAATCCTACGCGTCGCTTCAGGCACGCAGTTTGATCCCACAGCCGTCAGTGCGTTGGAGACGCGGTTTGCCGAGGGACATGCCATACATGTCTAA
- the haoB gene encoding hydroxylamine oxidation protein HaoB translates to MNATSSVHKSMSRPSRTTVLPSLGLLLVTGGFLLLCWVLYLWVKPLPSPYTYRLVEERVGAQLSNLHLEAWPDLKVGKYELHVASLDKPVAVAYETKNAVGNSILLNWENLVSEPIVTASVDFSELITLASDIAKHVPKDAIILGWWDTSRQLKLLSGRDTLFTSYLAQPLIVPSYWKDRSDVIAEYERQFWGPLGSAEEQDKFKMFADALSSEASKGATMLKAVAGSREAYIIVHPADLYKLAMMYPERIDLAFKDFPLTGNVHGLAGQVKGWMKENGYNTYTLQSLNEKSVRAYFLNETEKGKVLLSHMLPLMNSTPVDFEALQVVHKQGGYWVFKIPSA, encoded by the coding sequence GTGAACGCGACATCGTCAGTCCACAAGTCGATGTCGCGTCCGTCCCGGACCACCGTCCTCCCGTCACTAGGACTGCTCCTGGTGACGGGAGGGTTCCTTCTGCTCTGTTGGGTGCTCTACCTCTGGGTCAAACCGCTTCCCTCTCCCTATACCTATCGGCTCGTAGAAGAAAGAGTCGGGGCTCAGTTGTCAAATCTTCATCTTGAAGCCTGGCCGGATTTGAAGGTTGGTAAATACGAGCTTCACGTTGCATCCCTTGATAAACCTGTAGCGGTCGCCTACGAAACCAAAAATGCAGTCGGCAACTCCATTCTACTCAACTGGGAGAATCTCGTATCCGAGCCTATTGTGACGGCGTCCGTTGATTTTTCGGAATTGATCACCCTTGCGAGTGATATAGCAAAGCATGTCCCAAAGGACGCGATCATTTTGGGGTGGTGGGATACATCGAGACAGTTGAAGTTGCTATCTGGGCGGGACACGCTGTTCACGTCCTATCTTGCGCAACCGCTTATCGTGCCGTCGTACTGGAAAGATCGTTCAGATGTGATCGCTGAATATGAGCGTCAATTTTGGGGTCCACTCGGATCTGCCGAAGAACAGGACAAATTCAAAATGTTCGCCGATGCACTCTCATCAGAGGCTTCTAAGGGCGCCACCATGTTGAAGGCGGTTGCTGGCTCACGGGAAGCGTACATCATTGTCCATCCAGCGGATCTCTATAAGCTTGCAATGATGTATCCTGAGCGTATTGATCTGGCCTTTAAGGATTTTCCACTGACCGGTAATGTTCATGGGCTTGCGGGGCAGGTGAAAGGGTGGATGAAGGAGAACGGCTATAATACCTATACGCTGCAGTCACTGAATGAAAAATCCGTGCGAGCGTACTTCTTGAATGAAACAGAGAAAGGTAAAGTGTTGCTGTCTCATATGCTTCCTCTCATGAATTCGACGCCGGTTGACTTTGAGGCCTTGCAAGTTGTGCACAAACAAGGGGGGTATTGGGTTTTTAAGATTCCATCCGCTTAG
- a CDS encoding cytochrome C554, with amino-acid sequence MVFAFVAAAVFLAVAGTASAQGTFEGRKKCYNCHKSQGESWDKTLHGKAMESLKPNTRKEAKLKAKLDPKKDYTADKDCVGCHVDGFGQEGGYVIEEPEKFVTNVGCESCHGAGSAYRKTHRKAGEAFEKSQKTMDREKLVEAGQEFEFQEKCNACHLNYEGSGWKGVKKPYTPFTPKVDKKYAFDFEKSVRSDKALHEHFKLAGTFTGPPTPKFHEEFQKTAKPAVKADNGGDD; translated from the coding sequence ATGGTGTTTGCATTTGTCGCTGCAGCAGTCTTTCTAGCGGTCGCTGGAACAGCTTCAGCTCAAGGAACATTTGAAGGTCGAAAGAAATGTTATAACTGCCATAAAAGCCAGGGAGAATCATGGGATAAGACTCTTCACGGGAAGGCAATGGAGTCGCTGAAACCCAACACTCGGAAGGAAGCAAAGCTGAAGGCAAAGCTTGATCCAAAGAAGGATTATACGGCGGATAAAGATTGTGTCGGCTGCCACGTCGACGGGTTTGGACAAGAAGGTGGCTATGTGATTGAGGAGCCTGAGAAGTTCGTGACGAATGTCGGGTGTGAATCGTGCCACGGCGCTGGAAGTGCGTACCGAAAAACCCACCGAAAAGCAGGAGAGGCTTTCGAGAAATCACAGAAGACGATGGATCGAGAAAAGCTTGTTGAGGCTGGCCAGGAATTTGAATTTCAGGAAAAGTGCAATGCCTGCCATCTCAACTACGAAGGGTCAGGCTGGAAGGGTGTGAAGAAACCGTACACCCCATTCACGCCCAAGGTGGACAAGAAATACGCCTTTGATTTTGAAAAATCCGTTCGAAGTGATAAGGCCTTGCATGAGCATTTCAAACTGGCCGGCACCTTCACTGGTCCTCCCACCCCGAAGTTCCACGAGGAATTTCAGAAGACAGCGAAGCCTGCGGTCAAGGCTGACAACGGTGGAGATGACTAG
- a CDS encoding NapC/NirT family cytochrome c translates to MAKTGTLIAGAALGIGLITVVFGGEAAISRTEFCISCHSEIYPYEELKKSSHWGALGMDPGCKDCHVPQGLANFHKAVYTHVVDGVPFLIKEFTTDYSTVEKFNEHRPEAAFRARMKLKEWDSLTCRACHKNTKPPGASAKAAHAKMESEGATCIDCHQNLVHKKVPENDLNASLAQGHAVLKEVKKKSDDDEDDDD, encoded by the coding sequence ATGGCTAAGACTGGGACGTTAATAGCTGGTGCCGCACTTGGGATCGGGCTCATCACCGTTGTCTTTGGTGGTGAGGCTGCGATCTCTCGAACTGAATTTTGCATAAGTTGCCATTCTGAAATCTATCCCTATGAAGAGTTGAAAAAGTCTTCACACTGGGGCGCATTGGGCATGGATCCTGGTTGTAAGGATTGCCATGTGCCTCAAGGATTGGCGAACTTCCATAAGGCGGTCTACACCCATGTGGTGGACGGTGTGCCATTCCTGATTAAGGAATTCACGACCGATTATTCAACTGTGGAAAAGTTTAATGAACATAGGCCGGAGGCTGCCTTTCGAGCTCGGATGAAACTTAAAGAATGGGACAGCTTGACGTGCCGAGCGTGTCATAAGAACACCAAGCCGCCGGGCGCTTCAGCGAAAGCCGCCCATGCGAAGATGGAGAGCGAGGGGGCAACCTGTATCGATTGCCATCAAAATCTGGTCCACAAGAAAGTTCCGGAAAACGACCTCAATGCAAGCCTCGCTCAAGGCCATGCAGTGCTAAAGGAGGTCAAGAAAAAATCAGACGATGACGAGGATGATGACGATTAA
- the bfr gene encoding bacterioferritin — translation MKAKEGALDILNGVLRAELSAVHQYLLHAALCRNWGFERLHDHYSHLANEEVQHSSGLIDHILFLEGTPDVQHLDTIAHESTVEALFRADLDSEREDADLLRKGIVHCAKAADFTTRHLLEHMIVDTEEHIDWFETQLRTIDQVGVERYLSEQIKK, via the coding sequence ATGAAAGCAAAAGAAGGCGCTCTTGACATTCTCAATGGGGTACTCAGGGCTGAATTGAGCGCGGTACACCAGTACTTGCTGCATGCAGCACTTTGCAGGAATTGGGGATTCGAGCGCTTGCATGATCATTACAGTCACCTGGCGAACGAAGAAGTCCAGCATTCGAGTGGATTGATCGACCATATCTTATTTCTTGAAGGCACGCCGGACGTGCAACATCTGGATACTATCGCGCACGAAAGCACGGTCGAGGCGCTGTTCCGAGCGGACCTGGATTCTGAACGGGAAGATGCGGACTTGCTCCGAAAGGGAATCGTCCACTGTGCAAAAGCCGCCGATTTTACGACGAGGCATCTCTTGGAGCACATGATTGTGGACACGGAAGAACACATCGACTGGTTCGAAACTCAACTGCGGACGATTGATCAGGTCGGTGTAGAGCGCTACCTTTCAGAGCAGATTAAGAAGTAA
- a CDS encoding methane monooxygenase/ammonia monooxygenase subunit A, giving the protein MFRTDEIIKASKLPPEGVAMSRHIDYIYFIPILFVTIVGTFHMHTALLCGDWDFWIDWKDRQWWPIVTPITTITFCAALQYYNWVNYRQPFGATLCILALGFGKWVVVYTSWWWWSNYPPNFVMPATLIPSALVLDIVLLLTRNWTLTAVIGAWMYAALFYPSNWPIFAYSHTPLVVDGALLSWADYMGFMYVRTGTPEYIRMIEVGSLRTFGGHSTMISAFFAAFASSLTYILWWQFGKFFCTSYFYLTDDRQRTTKVHDVFAYATLAHADKAKLSGGKA; this is encoded by the coding sequence ATGTTTAGAACTGATGAAATTATTAAGGCCTCGAAATTGCCGCCGGAAGGCGTCGCAATGTCCCGGCACATTGACTACATTTATTTTATCCCGATTTTGTTCGTGACCATCGTCGGGACGTTTCACATGCATACTGCGTTGCTGTGCGGAGACTGGGATTTCTGGATAGACTGGAAAGATAGACAGTGGTGGCCGATCGTCACTCCAATCACCACGATCACCTTCTGCGCAGCTCTCCAGTATTATAATTGGGTCAATTATCGGCAACCATTTGGAGCTACGCTCTGTATCTTAGCTTTAGGCTTTGGCAAATGGGTCGTCGTCTACACGTCTTGGTGGTGGTGGTCGAATTATCCACCGAATTTCGTCATGCCAGCCACATTGATTCCGAGTGCGTTGGTCTTGGACATCGTCCTCCTGCTGACCAGAAATTGGACCCTGACTGCGGTCATTGGGGCGTGGATGTACGCCGCGCTGTTCTATCCGTCTAATTGGCCAATCTTCGCCTATAGCCACACGCCTCTCGTGGTTGACGGGGCGTTGTTGTCATGGGCTGACTACATGGGCTTCATGTATGTGCGAACCGGAACCCCTGAATACATCCGGATGATCGAAGTCGGATCATTGCGGACATTCGGCGGACACAGCACCATGATTTCTGCATTCTTCGCGGCATTCGCGTCGTCATTAACCTATATTCTCTGGTGGCAGTTCGGGAAGTTCTTCTGTACGTCCTACTTCTACCTGACGGATGACAGACAACGAACGACGAAGGTGCACGATGTTTTTGCATATGCAACATTAGCGCATGCAGATAAGGCTAAATTGTCTGGAGGAAAAGCATGA
- a CDS encoding methane monooxygenase/ammonia monooxygenase subunit B encodes MNAKHVLKLSILGLCGIATLAFAPGLISSASAHGERSQEPFLRMRTVNWYDTQWVGKSTAINDIAYLKGSFHLSEDWPRAVVKPERTFLNVGSPSSVFVRLSSKMNGTPMFNSGPLEIGRDYTYEVKLKARLPGHHHIHPMLAVERAGPVAGPGGWMDITGRYEDFVNPVKTLTGETFDSETMGSMTGIMWHVFWISIGIFWVAWFAIRPMYLVRARVLAAYGDEILLDPIDRKVGTAVLIFTLVVVLVGYLAAEGRHPVSVPLQAGETKIKPLPIKPNPFSVEVTHAEYDVPGRALRLVLHATNNGTEPVSIGEFTTAGIRFLNKTGQQRNLDPEYPAELVAQEGLTSDHDGPINPGETVDIHVESKDVLWEVQRLVDILHDPDQRFAGLLMSFTESGDRLINSISAPVIPVFTKLGM; translated from the coding sequence ATGAACGCCAAGCACGTCTTGAAACTATCAATACTGGGCCTCTGCGGGATAGCGACGCTGGCGTTTGCGCCGGGGTTGATTTCCTCCGCATCGGCTCACGGGGAACGGTCTCAGGAACCGTTTCTCCGTATGAGAACTGTGAATTGGTACGACACACAGTGGGTTGGAAAGTCCACTGCGATTAATGATATCGCCTATCTCAAGGGGAGCTTCCATTTATCAGAAGACTGGCCCCGAGCAGTCGTGAAACCTGAGCGGACCTTCCTGAACGTCGGATCACCGAGTTCGGTGTTCGTTCGTCTTAGCTCTAAGATGAACGGGACCCCGATGTTTAACTCCGGTCCATTGGAGATCGGTCGAGATTACACGTACGAAGTCAAGTTGAAAGCCAGGCTCCCTGGCCATCATCATATCCATCCAATGCTTGCGGTGGAACGGGCTGGTCCTGTGGCCGGACCAGGCGGGTGGATGGACATTACTGGTCGATATGAAGATTTTGTGAATCCGGTTAAAACTCTGACCGGTGAAACGTTCGATTCAGAGACCATGGGTTCGATGACCGGAATCATGTGGCACGTGTTCTGGATCTCGATCGGTATCTTCTGGGTGGCTTGGTTTGCCATCAGACCAATGTACCTAGTCCGTGCCAGAGTCTTGGCCGCGTATGGGGACGAGATTCTCCTAGATCCGATTGATCGGAAAGTGGGAACTGCGGTGTTGATCTTCACACTCGTCGTGGTGTTGGTTGGGTATCTCGCTGCAGAAGGACGGCATCCTGTGAGCGTTCCTCTGCAAGCCGGTGAAACCAAGATCAAGCCGTTACCGATTAAGCCGAATCCGTTCTCGGTGGAAGTTACCCATGCGGAGTACGATGTTCCTGGTCGTGCCCTGCGTCTGGTACTCCATGCGACAAACAACGGCACTGAACCGGTAAGTATCGGTGAGTTCACGACAGCTGGAATCCGGTTCCTGAACAAGACCGGCCAGCAACGGAACCTCGATCCAGAGTATCCTGCTGAGCTCGTGGCGCAGGAAGGATTGACCTCGGATCATGATGGACCAATCAATCCTGGCGAGACTGTCGACATCCATGTGGAGTCGAAGGACGTCCTCTGGGAGGTTCAGCGTCTCGTGGATATCCTTCATGACCCGGATCAGCGGTTTGCTGGGTTGTTGATGTCTTTCACCGAATCCGGTGATCGTCTCATCAACTCAATCTCAGCACCGGTCATTCCGGTGTTCACCAAGCTAGGGATGTAG
- a CDS encoding MOSC domain-containing protein: MQGRGIGISSGQAWTTGFFKHPINDPIWLGRLNLDGDGQADLENHGGIDKAVNVYPIEHYSYWLQILSVTELAPGAFGENFTTEGLSEGEVCIGDTFEIGQSLVEVSQPRQPCWKLARRWGVPDLALRVQKSGLTGWYFRVLREGLVQVNQSAVLLGRPFPQWTIARANLLMHHQTDDRDAARDLANCPALSSRWRVKLARRADTGMVESHSGRLYGPHPDRI, encoded by the coding sequence ATGCAGGGCCGAGGCATCGGCATTTCTTCAGGCCAGGCCTGGACGACAGGGTTCTTTAAACATCCAATCAACGATCCCATTTGGCTCGGTCGACTTAACCTTGACGGGGATGGACAGGCAGACCTTGAGAATCACGGCGGGATTGACAAAGCGGTCAATGTATATCCTATCGAACATTACTCATATTGGTTGCAAATCCTTTCGGTGACCGAGCTTGCACCAGGCGCGTTTGGTGAAAATTTTACGACCGAAGGTTTGTCCGAAGGTGAGGTATGTATCGGAGATACCTTTGAGATCGGCCAATCTCTCGTCGAAGTCTCGCAACCCCGGCAACCATGCTGGAAGCTCGCCCGACGCTGGGGCGTACCTGATTTAGCCCTGCGTGTCCAGAAAAGCGGTCTGACCGGATGGTATTTTCGTGTGCTACGAGAAGGTTTGGTGCAAGTCAATCAGTCAGCGGTCCTACTCGGCCGTCCGTTTCCACAGTGGACGATCGCTAGAGCCAATCTTCTGATGCACCATCAGACTGACGATAGAGATGCAGCGCGTGATCTTGCAAACTGCCCGGCCCTCTCATCTCGGTGGCGGGTGAAATTAGCCAGGCGCGCTGACACTGGCATGGTGGAAAGCCATTCCGGCAGGCTGTATGGACCACATCCGGATCGAATATAG
- the bfr gene encoding bacterioferritin, with the protein MKAKEGVVTLLNKILTADLTAINQYFVHAKMCGNWGYERLQQKVRERSIDEMKDADELIGHILYLEGVPNVQRMNAVQVGETVPEQLKLDLKAEQEMLTLLNEGIVHCAKVSDFTTRHMLEDMAKDVDGHIDWIETQLETVKQVGLENYLAEQIKKDS; encoded by the coding sequence ATGAAAGCAAAAGAGGGAGTCGTCACTCTTTTAAATAAGATCCTGACCGCTGACTTAACTGCCATCAATCAGTATTTTGTCCATGCCAAGATGTGTGGCAATTGGGGATATGAACGACTGCAACAGAAAGTTCGAGAACGGAGTATCGACGAGATGAAAGATGCCGACGAGCTCATCGGTCACATTCTCTATCTGGAAGGCGTGCCGAACGTGCAGCGCATGAACGCGGTTCAGGTGGGCGAGACTGTACCCGAACAGTTGAAACTGGACTTAAAGGCTGAACAAGAAATGCTGACGTTACTTAACGAAGGGATCGTTCACTGCGCCAAAGTCTCTGATTTTACGACTCGCCATATGTTGGAAGACATGGCGAAGGATGTCGATGGGCATATCGATTGGATTGAAACTCAATTAGAAACGGTCAAGCAAGTTGGATTGGAGAACTACCTTGCCGAACAGATCAAGAAAGACTCTTGA